From one Takifugu rubripes chromosome 14, fTakRub1.2, whole genome shotgun sequence genomic stretch:
- the smyd5 gene encoding protein-lysine N-trimethyltransferase SMYD5, producing MAAHLDDMFSFCVDPDKVAGCVEVRFIDNIKGKGLFAKRSFRKGDTIFIERPLVSAQFLWNSLYKYRACEYCLRALETAEENARRLSGVPGLSLPHPELCCVRPELHQCCPQCQVMYCSSECRQAAADQYHRVLCLGASQEDPDHPVNKLKDAWRSMHYPPETSSIMLMARMVAAVKQAKDKEHWQKLFSRFCSRAANEEEEMAHKLLGEQFKGQLALLHNLFKAALYDDDLSRWFVPAGFLSLFALVGTNGQGIGTSSLSQWVHACDALQLPAQQREQLDSFIDQLYKDIEKETGDFLNCEGSGLFLLQSSCNHSCVPNAEVSFPNNNFLLQLSTLSDISPGEEICISYLDCCQRERSRHSRHKILRENYLFVCSCIKCVSQTDELDVTSEEEEDDEGEAEGETEGDEAEDEMTDV from the exons ATGGCCGCCCACCTGGATGACATGTTTTCCTTCTGCGTGGACCCAGATAAAGTTGCCGGCTGCGTAGAAGTGAGATTTATAGACAACATAAAG GGTAAAGGTCTCTTTGCCAAAAGGAGCTTCAGGAAGGGAGACACAATTTTTATTGAGCGGCCCCTGGTCTCTGCACAGTTCCTGTGGAATTCTTTGTATAAATATAGAG cCTGTGAATACTGCCTGCGTGCTCTGGAGACGGCAGAAGAGAATGCGAGGAGACTCAGCGGCGTCCCTGGACTCAGCCTTCCTCATCCTGAGCTTTGCTGCGTTCGTCCAGAGCTGCACCAATGCTGCCCTCAGTGTCAG GTGATGTACTGCAGCAGTGAATGTCGACAAGCTGCGGCAGATCAATATCATCGAGTTCTGTGTTTGGGGGCCTCACAGGAAGATCCAGACCACCCTGTCAACAAGCTCAAGGATGCGTGGAG GAGTATGCATTACCCCCCCGAGACCTCCAGCATCATGCTGATGGCCAGAATGGTCGCTGCCGTCAAACAG GCCAAAGACAAAGAGCACTGGCAGAAGCTCTTTTCACGCTTCTGCAGCCGGGCAgccaatgaggaggaggagatggctCATAAACTCCTCGGGGAACAGTTCAAA GGGCAGCTGGCCTTGTTACACAACCTTTTCAAAGCAGCACTTTATGATGACGATCTCAGTCGG TGGTTTGTACCAGCTGGGTTCCTCTCACTGTTTGCTCTTGTGGGAACCAATGGACAAGGCATCGGCACAAG ttCCCTCAGTCAGTGGGTCCACGCCTGCGATGCGCTGCAGCTTCCCgcccagcagagggagcagttGGACTCTTTTATCGACCAGTTATATAAGGACATTGAGAAAG AAACGGGAGACTTTCTAAACTGTGAGGGCTCTGGACTTTTTCTGCTTCAAAGCTCAT GTAACCACAGCTGCGTTCCCAACGCTGAGGTGTCCTTTCCCAACAACAatttcctgctccagctcagtACCCTCAGTGACATCAGCCCAGGAGAG GAGATCTGCATCAGTTACTTGGACTGCTGTCAGCGGGAGCGAAGCCGTCACAGCAGGCACAAAATTCTGAG AGAGAACTACCTGTTCGTGTGCTCCTGCATTAAGTGCGTCTCCCAGACGGATGAGCTGGATGTGacatcagaggaggaagaggacgacgaGGGTGAAGCGGAAGGTGAAACGGAGGGAGATGAGGCAGAAGACGAGATGACGGATGTCTGA
- the sfxn5b gene encoding sideroflexin-5b: MAESAACPGFQLGRPRYDQGSFLGRLRHFVDIIDPRTLFVSEKQLKDCIQLLDDYKHGTLPPGVSSHQLWEAQKIKQAIIHPDTGEKIFMPFRMSGYVPFGTPIVIGLLLPNQTVLSTIIWQWLNQSHNACVNYANRNATKPTPTSKFLQGYAGAVTSAVSIAVGLNVLIKNANKLSPASRTIIQRFVPFPAVATANICNVALMRHSELSEGIDVMDNNGNVVGSSKVAARHAIMETAFTRVVLPMPIFVLPTIIMSYLERLSFLQRNRRLMLPIHSFVCLLTFSLSLPVAISLFPQMSEIEVSRLEPEIAVATECKSVTYNKGL; encoded by the exons ATGGCGGAATCTGCAGCGTGTCCTGGTTTCCAGCTCGGAAGACCACGTTACGACCAG GGTTCGTTCCTCGGTCGCCTGAGACACTTCGTAGATATCATCGATCCCAGGACCCTGTTTGTGTCTGAG aaacaactgAAAGACTGCATCCAACTACTCGATGACTACAAACACGGTACGCTTCCTCCTGGTGTCTCCAGTCATCAG TTGTGGGAGGCCCAGAAGATCAAGCAG GCCATCATTCATCCCGACACCGGAGAGAAGATCTTCATGCCATTTCGAATGTCAG GTTACGTACCGTTCGGAACCCCGATT GTCATCGGGCTTCTCCTCCCAAACCAGACAGTGCTCTCCACCATTATATGGCAG TGGTTGAACCAGAGTCACAACGCCTGTGTGAACTACGCCAACCGCAATGCCACGAAG CCGACACCTACATCTAAGTTTCTTCAGGGTTACGCAGGAGCCGTCACCAGCGCTGTTTCTATAGCT gTGGGGCTGAACGTTCTGATTAAGAATGCCAACAAGTTGAGCCCTGCCAGCAGAACCATCATACAGAGATTTGTCCCCTTCCCAGCTGTAG CGACCGCCAACATCTGTAACGTGGCCTTGATGAGACACAGCGAGCTCTCCGAGGGGATTGACGTGATGGACAACAATGGCAACGTGGTGGGATCCTCAAAAGTTGCAGCGAGACAT GCCATCATGGAGACGGCCTTCACACGCGTGGTTCTGCCGATGCCCATCTTTGTGCTGCCCACCATCATTATGTCCTACCTAGAAAG GCTGAGCTTCCTGCAGAGGAACCGCAGGTTGATGCTGCCCATCCACAGCTTTGTGTGCCTGCTGACCTTCAGCCTCTCACTGCCTGTCGCCATCAGCCTCTTCCCCCAGATGTCTGAG aTTGAGGTTTCTCGCCTAGAGCCTGAGATCGCCGTGGCAACCGAATGCAAGTCGGTGACCTACAACAAGGGTTTGTGA
- the rab11fip5b gene encoding rab11 family-interacting protein 1 isoform X2, giving the protein MTASMFDLTIKDKPRSVFGKLKDRVTGRKRGDVESSSAILPGRYAALSGSLGQPLGEVGGGALEPPDAEITEEKKSKMKEFLKGKLRKSSDTRSCASLASEGSGFSVASDQPPPSLDLLSDPPSSPIYSTKVRVDALYGETDLAKKVLTSQHTTNVLTHKRAFSDEASKIKTSFSRANPAMESLKGASMTQSKSSVCINGSHVYDSEPSTPRGSAAHPCKLVLLEKCTPLSRSLQNLTKRSEDRGSFAEGRRWSFDKVKKEEKEEEKDPLSLSPPARTGSQPVQGATPAVSSTAGSPDKGKKPRKMLFSTGRCESLPAKSDLNQAPSLSDRRLRGWFGSGDSQNKPRLEFSPKVESSSDVPPPIPPRSPVPPLCSPPSTSPSSIFSSDDNHLSPSTNPVPPLNSFPPNLQHNPFFEELLAEESQRSPPFLPSYSPFNHTASPAHDANANIKRERPRPIAGQISLPSQLLTPGPLDPSKGLQSLSDCTGVYEDSFEAFASSRLNSPKASLPPKQSSTSPVSSHGCGSFIFNDAQELQTFDEEPPPLPPRKPVRAPVNEMCSDGWLHRGQELAVHKEAFLLSQTGVASRHRGKEGDHHTFPDSHTSSEASDISCTSQPSTDITSPVPMSEEKLQKFRYEPLEDNRDCLGGMLFEQDLYGRACLGNYRQAKVSTHHLSINAEETKSKITSVSSASRKPVKDLLNLSSLPSKPSLKVLDVPAPQMEEAEASPLGATPTNNVNLGDLNMNVRNCDSSLADSESSSQTEAADILKSVRNCGETPPKLTLKGSGKAEALPEVFTLKDTYIPGMNSSFEITTLMNKRCKGSLGCQSCQCEVGSVKPPNQGSCSPALDLGADTGGLFADFKKTPVDFDDNGNLQEKPSPPNPAGLFPGVISARIRPKRVSRQSSSSSPSSQNNRDDGGFEQLLSLVQSISGANEGPLSYQPVKSALSSILACKNQSDLHGDHVDEAQAHPDTESRSKSPPPSIENSSKFSQVSFEDLHAKVAPPRKTPSKTEPENISPTISSEPHPAHPFGPTLHPSGPSAEARTALTVAPTSSSSSSSSFSSSFTTSTSNTDQSLVDALPSLLPEETQPASNLPHLESRTHPVKPLTSGQSEKKESRSVLEKLKSTIAPGWSAQQVTAEPQKIQEVTEDRSAQYQHLTNMELISLLLQQEMDMQKQQAASEQQEAQLQKCEAELRKVKSQVRDLEDYIDNLLLRIMEQTPTLLQVRSRHK; this is encoded by the exons ATGACGGCCAGCATGTTTGACCTCACCATAAAGGACAAGCCCCGCTCCGTTTTTGGCAAGCTCAAGGACCGGGTCACGGGCAGGAAGAGGGGGGACGTGGAGTCTTCTTCGGCTATCCTGCCAGGACGATACGCCGCCCTCTCGGGATCCCTGGGGCAACCGTTGGGAGAAGTGGGCGGAGGCGCCCTGGAGCCACCAGATGCGGAGATaacggaggagaagaagagcaagATGAAAGAGTTTCTGAAAGGCAAACTGCGCAAGTCATCTGACACCAGGTCATGTGCATCGCTGGCTTCAGAGGGGAGCGGATTTTCAGTGGCCAGTGATCAGCCTCCTCCCAGTCTGGATCTGCTGTCGGACCCACCCAGCTCGCCCATCTACTCCACCAAAGTGAGAGTGGATGCTCTTTATGGAGAGACAGATTTGGCTAAAAAAG TTCTGACCAGCCAGCACACCACAAATGTTCTTACACACAAACGGGCCTTCAGTGACGAGGCAAGCAAAATCAAAACATCCTTTTCTCGAGCAAATCCTGCGATGGAGTCTCTGAAAGGCGCGAGCATGACCCAGTCCAAGTCTTCCGTCTGCATAAATGGGAGCCACGTGTACGACTCGGAGCCCTCCACTCCAAGGGGCTCTGCAGCCCATCCATGCAAACTGGTCCTGCTGGAGAAGTGCACCCCGCTCTCACGATCTCTTCAGAACCTCACCAAGAGGAGTGAGGACAGAGGGTCGTTTGCTGAGGGCAGACGCTGGTCCTTTGACAAGgtgaagaaggaagaaaaggaggaagagaaagaccCTCTTTCCTTATCTCCTCCGGCTCGGACGGGGTCTCAGCCTGTGCAGGGAGCGACCCCAGCTGTGTCCTCTACTGCAGGTTCTCCAGACAAAGGAAAGAAACCCAGAAAGATGCTGTTCTCCACAGGAAGGTGTGAGTCCCTCCCAGCTAAATCAGACCTGAACCAGGCTCCTTCCTTGTCTGACAGGAGGCTCAGAGGCTGGTTTGGTTCTGGTGACTCCCAAAACAAGCCAAG GCTGGAGTTTTCTCCTAAGGTAGAAAGCAGCTCAGACGTACCCCCTCCCATCCCTCCTCGCTCCCCCGTGCCACCTCTGTGCTCCCCTCCCTCTACCTCCCCCTCTAGTATTTTCTCATCAGATGACAATCATCTTTCTCCCTCAACAAACCCAGTCCCACCTTTGAACAGTTTCCCTCCAAACTTGCAACATAACCCCTTTTTTGAGGAGCTTCTAGCTGAAGAATCCCAGAGGTCTCCTCCTTTTTTACCCTCTTACTCCCCCTTTAATCACACAGCTAGCCCTGCTCACGATGCTAATGCAAACATAAAGAGGGAGCGCCCCAGACCTATAGCTGGACAGATATCGCTCCCCTCCCAGCTGCTCACGCCAGGTCCATTGGACCCCTCCAAGGGTTTACAGTCCTTGTCAGATTGCACAGGAGTATATGAAGACTCGTTCGAAGCCTTTGCATCCAGCCGTCTCAATTCTCCAAAAGCAAGTCTTCCTCCGAAACAGTCAAGCACTAGTCCAGTTTCATCTCACGGCTGTGGTTCCTTCATATTTAACGATGCACAAGAGCTGCAAACGTTTGATGAGGAGCCTCCACCTTTGCCTCCAAGGAAACCTGTGAGAGCTCCGGTGAATGAAATGTGCTCAGATGGCTGGTTGCACAGAGGTCAAGAATTAGCAGTCCACAAAGAAGCCTTCCTCCTCTCGCAGACCGGCGTGGCCTCACGGCATCGTGGGAAAGAAGGTGACCACCACACTTTCCCAGACTCTCACACGAGCAGCGAAGCGTCGGACATCAGCTGTACCTCCCAGCCTTCCACCGATATCACCTCACCTGTGCCCATGTCTGAAGAAAAGCTTCAAAAGTTCAGGTACGAACCTTTGGAAGATAACAGAGATTGTTTGGGCGGGATGTTGTTTGAACAAGATCTCTATGGACGTGCTTGTTTAGGGAACTACCGACAAGCTAAAGTCAGCACTCATCATTTATCCATCAATGCTGAAGAAACAAAAAGTAAGATCACATCCGTCAGTTCAGCCTCCAGAAAGCCTGTTAAAGATCTCCTCAACTTGTCATCTCTTCCCTCAAAACCAAGTTTAAAGGTGCTAGATGTTCCAGCTCCACAAAtggaggaagcagaagcttCTCCTCTTGGAGCCACGCCCACAAACAATGTGAACTTGGGAGATTTGAACATGAATGTGAGGAATTGTGATTCCAGCCTTGCTGATTCAGAGAGTTCCTCTCAGACAGAGGCGGCTGACATCCTCAAAAGCGTGAGAAATTGTGGAGAGACTCCTCCAAAACTGACACTGAAAGGTTCTGGTAAAGCAGAAGCACTTCCCGAGGTGTTTACTTTGAAGGACACCTACATTCCAGGGATGAACTCTTCTTTTGAAATAACCACACTGATGAACAAACGGTGCAAAGGCTCACTGGGTTGCCAATCTTGTCAGTGTGAAGTTGGTAGTGTGAAACCACCAAATCAAGGATCCTGTTCCCCAGCTCTTGATTTAGGAGCTGATACAGGAGGATTATTTGCTGATTTTAAGAAGACGCCTGTAGACTTTGACGACAATGGAAACCTACAAGAAAAACCCAGCCCGCCTAACCCAGCTGGATTATTCCCTGGAGTGATCAGTGCACGTATTAGACCAAAACGAGTGtcccggcagagcagcagcagcagccccagcagccAAAACAACAGGGACGATGGAGGATTTGAACAATTGCTGTCCCTTGTTCAAAGTATTTCAGGGGCCAATGAGGGGCCGTTGTCCTACCAGCCTGTGAAGTCAGCGCTGTCCTCGATACTGGCGTGTAAAAATCAGTCAGATCTGCATGGAGATCATGTTGACGAAGCGCAGGCCCATCCAGACACGGAGTCCCGTTCAAAATCGCCTCCACCGTCGATCGAAAACTCCTCCAAATTCTCTCAAGTCAGTTTCGAAGACCTCCACGCTAAAGTAGCACCACCTAGGAAAACCCCTTCAAAGACAGAACCAGAAAATATATCTCCCACCATCTCCTCCGAGCCCCACCCCGCCCATCCCTTTGGCCCAACCTTGCATCCCTCAGGGCCCAGTGCTGAAGCTCGCACTGCTCTGACAGTagctcccacctcctcctcctcttcctcctcctccttctcctcctccttcaccacctccacctccaacaCTGACCAGTCCCTGGTTGATGCACTGCCCTCACTTTTGCCTGAGGAGACACAGCCAGCTAGCAACCTGCCTCATCTGGAGAGCAG AACTCATCCAGTGAAGCCGTTAACCTCCGGCCAgtcagagaagaaggagagTCGCTCAGTTCTGGAGAAGCTAAAGTCTACCATCGCTCCAGGATGGAGCGCACAGCAGGTTACAGCAGAGCCTCAAAAGATTCAG GAGGTGACCGAGGACCGGTCGGCCCAGTACCAGCACCTGACCAACATGGAGCTGATctccctgctcctgcagcaggagatggacatgcagaagcagcaggcgGCCTCCGAGCAGCAGGAGGCGCAGCTGCAAAAGTGCGAGGCAGAGCTGAGAAAGGTCAAGTCCCAGGTTCGGGACCTGGAGGACTACATTGATAATCTTTTACTGCGGATCATGGAGCAGACGCCGACCCTGCTTCAAGTGCGCAGCAGACACAAATGA
- the rab11fip5b gene encoding rab11 family-interacting protein 1 isoform X1: MMSLIDLDDDQRWVPTHVNVTVLRARGLRTKGKHGSRYLYTIIQVGKEKYTTGLVEKVEVPEWNEECSFELLPGILEDGGRDAYPPGSADLVLTVMHRVLIGLDVFLGQAIIPLDKIFQEGMCPRDEWFKLNSKSGRKEKERGGLQVTVQFTRNNMTASMFDLTIKDKPRSVFGKLKDRVTGRKRGDVESSSAILPGRYAALSGSLGQPLGEVGGGALEPPDAEITEEKKSKMKEFLKGKLRKSSDTRSCASLASEGSGFSVASDQPPPSLDLLSDPPSSPIYSTKVRVDALYGETDLAKKVLTSQHTTNVLTHKRAFSDEASKIKTSFSRANPAMESLKGASMTQSKSSVCINGSHVYDSEPSTPRGSAAHPCKLVLLEKCTPLSRSLQNLTKRSEDRGSFAEGRRWSFDKVKKEEKEEEKDPLSLSPPARTGSQPVQGATPAVSSTAGSPDKGKKPRKMLFSTGRCESLPAKSDLNQAPSLSDRRLRGWFGSGDSQNKPRLEFSPKVESSSDVPPPIPPRSPVPPLCSPPSTSPSSIFSSDDNHLSPSTNPVPPLNSFPPNLQHNPFFEELLAEESQRSPPFLPSYSPFNHTASPAHDANANIKRERPRPIAGQISLPSQLLTPGPLDPSKGLQSLSDCTGVYEDSFEAFASSRLNSPKASLPPKQSSTSPVSSHGCGSFIFNDAQELQTFDEEPPPLPPRKPVRAPVNEMCSDGWLHRGQELAVHKEAFLLSQTGVASRHRGKEGDHHTFPDSHTSSEASDISCTSQPSTDITSPVPMSEEKLQKFRYEPLEDNRDCLGGMLFEQDLYGRACLGNYRQAKVSTHHLSINAEETKSKITSVSSASRKPVKDLLNLSSLPSKPSLKVLDVPAPQMEEAEASPLGATPTNNVNLGDLNMNVRNCDSSLADSESSSQTEAADILKSVRNCGETPPKLTLKGSGKAEALPEVFTLKDTYIPGMNSSFEITTLMNKRCKGSLGCQSCQCEVGSVKPPNQGSCSPALDLGADTGGLFADFKKTPVDFDDNGNLQEKPSPPNPAGLFPGVISARIRPKRVSRQSSSSSPSSQNNRDDGGFEQLLSLVQSISGANEGPLSYQPVKSALSSILACKNQSDLHGDHVDEAQAHPDTESRSKSPPPSIENSSKFSQVSFEDLHAKVAPPRKTPSKTEPENISPTISSEPHPAHPFGPTLHPSGPSAEARTALTVAPTSSSSSSSSFSSSFTTSTSNTDQSLVDALPSLLPEETQPASNLPHLESRTHPVKPLTSGQSEKKESRSVLEKLKSTIAPGWSAQQVTAEPQKIQEVTEDRSAQYQHLTNMELISLLLQQEMDMQKQQAASEQQEAQLQKCEAELRKVKSQVRDLEDYIDNLLLRIMEQTPTLLQVRSRHK; the protein is encoded by the exons ATGATGTCCCTGATTGATCTGGACGATGACCAGAGGTGGGTGCCCACCCACGTCAATGTCACCGTCCTCCGCGCTAGAGGACTCCGAACCAAGGGCAAGCATGGCAGCCGATACCTCTACACCATCATCCAGGTGGGGAAGGAAAAGTACACGAccgggctggtggagaaggtggaggtgcCCGAGTGGAACGAGGAGTGTTCTTTCGAGCTGCTTCCGGGCATCCTGGAGGACGGTGGCCGGGACGCCTACCCACCGGGCAGCGCGGACCTGGTGCTGACAGTCATGCACCGGGTTCTGATCGGACTGGACGTGTTTCTGGGACAAGCCATCATCCCTCTTGATAAGATATTTCAGGAGGGGATGTGTCCTCGAGATGA ATGGTTCAAGCTTAACTCAAAGTCTGGAAGAAAGGAGAAGGAACGTGGAGGTCTCCAAGTGACGGTGCAGTTCACTCGCAACAACATGACGGCCAGCATGTTTGACCTCACCATAAAGGACAAGCCCCGCTCCGTTTTTGGCAAGCTCAAGGACCGGGTCACGGGCAGGAAGAGGGGGGACGTGGAGTCTTCTTCGGCTATCCTGCCAGGACGATACGCCGCCCTCTCGGGATCCCTGGGGCAACCGTTGGGAGAAGTGGGCGGAGGCGCCCTGGAGCCACCAGATGCGGAGATaacggaggagaagaagagcaagATGAAAGAGTTTCTGAAAGGCAAACTGCGCAAGTCATCTGACACCAGGTCATGTGCATCGCTGGCTTCAGAGGGGAGCGGATTTTCAGTGGCCAGTGATCAGCCTCCTCCCAGTCTGGATCTGCTGTCGGACCCACCCAGCTCGCCCATCTACTCCACCAAAGTGAGAGTGGATGCTCTTTATGGAGAGACAGATTTGGCTAAAAAAG TTCTGACCAGCCAGCACACCACAAATGTTCTTACACACAAACGGGCCTTCAGTGACGAGGCAAGCAAAATCAAAACATCCTTTTCTCGAGCAAATCCTGCGATGGAGTCTCTGAAAGGCGCGAGCATGACCCAGTCCAAGTCTTCCGTCTGCATAAATGGGAGCCACGTGTACGACTCGGAGCCCTCCACTCCAAGGGGCTCTGCAGCCCATCCATGCAAACTGGTCCTGCTGGAGAAGTGCACCCCGCTCTCACGATCTCTTCAGAACCTCACCAAGAGGAGTGAGGACAGAGGGTCGTTTGCTGAGGGCAGACGCTGGTCCTTTGACAAGgtgaagaaggaagaaaaggaggaagagaaagaccCTCTTTCCTTATCTCCTCCGGCTCGGACGGGGTCTCAGCCTGTGCAGGGAGCGACCCCAGCTGTGTCCTCTACTGCAGGTTCTCCAGACAAAGGAAAGAAACCCAGAAAGATGCTGTTCTCCACAGGAAGGTGTGAGTCCCTCCCAGCTAAATCAGACCTGAACCAGGCTCCTTCCTTGTCTGACAGGAGGCTCAGAGGCTGGTTTGGTTCTGGTGACTCCCAAAACAAGCCAAG GCTGGAGTTTTCTCCTAAGGTAGAAAGCAGCTCAGACGTACCCCCTCCCATCCCTCCTCGCTCCCCCGTGCCACCTCTGTGCTCCCCTCCCTCTACCTCCCCCTCTAGTATTTTCTCATCAGATGACAATCATCTTTCTCCCTCAACAAACCCAGTCCCACCTTTGAACAGTTTCCCTCCAAACTTGCAACATAACCCCTTTTTTGAGGAGCTTCTAGCTGAAGAATCCCAGAGGTCTCCTCCTTTTTTACCCTCTTACTCCCCCTTTAATCACACAGCTAGCCCTGCTCACGATGCTAATGCAAACATAAAGAGGGAGCGCCCCAGACCTATAGCTGGACAGATATCGCTCCCCTCCCAGCTGCTCACGCCAGGTCCATTGGACCCCTCCAAGGGTTTACAGTCCTTGTCAGATTGCACAGGAGTATATGAAGACTCGTTCGAAGCCTTTGCATCCAGCCGTCTCAATTCTCCAAAAGCAAGTCTTCCTCCGAAACAGTCAAGCACTAGTCCAGTTTCATCTCACGGCTGTGGTTCCTTCATATTTAACGATGCACAAGAGCTGCAAACGTTTGATGAGGAGCCTCCACCTTTGCCTCCAAGGAAACCTGTGAGAGCTCCGGTGAATGAAATGTGCTCAGATGGCTGGTTGCACAGAGGTCAAGAATTAGCAGTCCACAAAGAAGCCTTCCTCCTCTCGCAGACCGGCGTGGCCTCACGGCATCGTGGGAAAGAAGGTGACCACCACACTTTCCCAGACTCTCACACGAGCAGCGAAGCGTCGGACATCAGCTGTACCTCCCAGCCTTCCACCGATATCACCTCACCTGTGCCCATGTCTGAAGAAAAGCTTCAAAAGTTCAGGTACGAACCTTTGGAAGATAACAGAGATTGTTTGGGCGGGATGTTGTTTGAACAAGATCTCTATGGACGTGCTTGTTTAGGGAACTACCGACAAGCTAAAGTCAGCACTCATCATTTATCCATCAATGCTGAAGAAACAAAAAGTAAGATCACATCCGTCAGTTCAGCCTCCAGAAAGCCTGTTAAAGATCTCCTCAACTTGTCATCTCTTCCCTCAAAACCAAGTTTAAAGGTGCTAGATGTTCCAGCTCCACAAAtggaggaagcagaagcttCTCCTCTTGGAGCCACGCCCACAAACAATGTGAACTTGGGAGATTTGAACATGAATGTGAGGAATTGTGATTCCAGCCTTGCTGATTCAGAGAGTTCCTCTCAGACAGAGGCGGCTGACATCCTCAAAAGCGTGAGAAATTGTGGAGAGACTCCTCCAAAACTGACACTGAAAGGTTCTGGTAAAGCAGAAGCACTTCCCGAGGTGTTTACTTTGAAGGACACCTACATTCCAGGGATGAACTCTTCTTTTGAAATAACCACACTGATGAACAAACGGTGCAAAGGCTCACTGGGTTGCCAATCTTGTCAGTGTGAAGTTGGTAGTGTGAAACCACCAAATCAAGGATCCTGTTCCCCAGCTCTTGATTTAGGAGCTGATACAGGAGGATTATTTGCTGATTTTAAGAAGACGCCTGTAGACTTTGACGACAATGGAAACCTACAAGAAAAACCCAGCCCGCCTAACCCAGCTGGATTATTCCCTGGAGTGATCAGTGCACGTATTAGACCAAAACGAGTGtcccggcagagcagcagcagcagccccagcagccAAAACAACAGGGACGATGGAGGATTTGAACAATTGCTGTCCCTTGTTCAAAGTATTTCAGGGGCCAATGAGGGGCCGTTGTCCTACCAGCCTGTGAAGTCAGCGCTGTCCTCGATACTGGCGTGTAAAAATCAGTCAGATCTGCATGGAGATCATGTTGACGAAGCGCAGGCCCATCCAGACACGGAGTCCCGTTCAAAATCGCCTCCACCGTCGATCGAAAACTCCTCCAAATTCTCTCAAGTCAGTTTCGAAGACCTCCACGCTAAAGTAGCACCACCTAGGAAAACCCCTTCAAAGACAGAACCAGAAAATATATCTCCCACCATCTCCTCCGAGCCCCACCCCGCCCATCCCTTTGGCCCAACCTTGCATCCCTCAGGGCCCAGTGCTGAAGCTCGCACTGCTCTGACAGTagctcccacctcctcctcctcttcctcctcctccttctcctcctccttcaccacctccacctccaacaCTGACCAGTCCCTGGTTGATGCACTGCCCTCACTTTTGCCTGAGGAGACACAGCCAGCTAGCAACCTGCCTCATCTGGAGAGCAG AACTCATCCAGTGAAGCCGTTAACCTCCGGCCAgtcagagaagaaggagagTCGCTCAGTTCTGGAGAAGCTAAAGTCTACCATCGCTCCAGGATGGAGCGCACAGCAGGTTACAGCAGAGCCTCAAAAGATTCAG GAGGTGACCGAGGACCGGTCGGCCCAGTACCAGCACCTGACCAACATGGAGCTGATctccctgctcctgcagcaggagatggacatgcagaagcagcaggcgGCCTCCGAGCAGCAGGAGGCGCAGCTGCAAAAGTGCGAGGCAGAGCTGAGAAAGGTCAAGTCCCAGGTTCGGGACCTGGAGGACTACATTGATAATCTTTTACTGCGGATCATGGAGCAGACGCCGACCCTGCTTCAAGTGCGCAGCAGACACAAATGA